CAGAGGAATGGCTTCGGTATAACGCTTTTCTTCATCGAGGTACAGAGCCAAATTGAGTTCATAAACCGGAATCGCTTTGGAAATTCCCGCTTTGATAGCCGCCCTTAAATAAGCTTCTCCCGCCGCATTGGCATCGAGGGCAAATTTGCAAAGCGCTAAATAGAAATACAGCGTCTCCCGATCCTGAGTCAATTGGATCGCCCGCTGCAAGGAGCTATCTGCCAAGCTATAATTACCATTATGATAGGCCGCAAGGCCTTGCATTCGCATTAGACTGTAAGTCGAATCAGCGCCCAGCTGGAAAAGAGCCACACTTTGTTCTAATACTTCGGGATATTGCTTTTGGATAAAGGCCGATCGCAAGGCTAATTGACGCAGTAATTTCGAATCCGGATCAGTTTGAAGATTGACTTCCAATAAAGAATCTGCCTGCGCATAAAATTGAAATTCCAGATACAGATTGATCAACTGCGATTGTATCCAGCTATCCTTGGGATTCAATTGAGCGGCTTCCATAAAAGCTCCCATAGCCCCTACTGGATTCTCTCTTTTAAGCTGCAACTGCCCCATCAGTTTATAGAAATAAGCATTACTACTGTCTAAGCGGAGAAGCTTTGAATAAATTCGAAAAGCCTCATCATATTCCTGGACCTGGCTTTCCAATTGGGCCCATTGCAGCCAAGCTTCTAAGGAAGTTGAATCTAAATCGGTCCAGGCTTGATAAATGGAACGCGCTTCATTGCTATAGCCCAATGCCCGATAAGTAGAGCTGGCCAAGGCATAATAAGCTTCTGAGTTTTGGTCTTCTGCCGACAGGGCATTTAAAAGCGAATAGGCCTTTTGATATTGATAGCTCGCTAAAGCCTCTTCAATTGGCTTTAAGGACTCCTGCCCTTCTTGAGCCCACAATCCGGGACTGTTAATCAAGAAAATGAATACTAAGAGGTAAGGGATTTTCATAGCGGCAAGATAGAAATTTCCCTTATTCAACTAAATAGTTAGTTGAAATATTAATAGCTATTTTTCTCGCTGGCGACTATAGCTATAGGCACCATTGCTGTGGATGAGATTGCCATTGTCTTCCACAAAATAGCGTTCTTCCTTCGAGCCTTTGGGATAAAAACGCAGGTAAATAGTATCTCCTTTCAATTTCCACCTTCCTCTTTGTACATACATGGTTTCTGAAAAGCCTTCATTGCGTTCTTCAAAACGGCCCCATGACTTCAAGTCCAAAACCTGTCTCGAAAAAATTATGGGCATAATGTGACTTTCAGAACCATCCGAATTTTCGATTGTACGACCCGGTTCTCCATCCTCATGTACATATAAACCTTTGAGCTCAGCTGTTTTCCAATCCTTTTGATCGGCCACCAAGGCCATTAATAGAAAAGCCGTTACCAGCGCTTTCATAGATCGTGGTCCTTGCGAAATTCCGTTTCCTCTTCCGACTTATCGCCTTTCAGGACTTCGTAAATCTGCTCCATATCCGACTGACTAATCCGACTGGGCAAAACCTTCACTTTATGCTTAGCTCCCGCTAGATAAAGAACTCCGGAACGGTTCTGCCATTCGTGAATTTCATCCAGCTTAATGCTGCTCTTTACAAATAAGCCTTGACTAAATACGCCATCCTTAATTACCACATAGGGTCTTTTCCATTCCACATAAAAGAGAAAGGAGAAACTCATGCCTGCCAATAAGAATAGGGCATCCGGAGGACCGAGCGGAATACCACTAGTCACTTTATAGATTACAATGGCATACCACAGGCCTGCCAGTACCAGGTGTCTGTAAATCCTGGATTTGCGAGTAAAGATTTCCATGGCTTGAAAATACTAAATTCTCAAATCGAATGATCAAAATGAGATTCAGCCCAAGCAAAGGCTAATCCCCTATTGGCCTATGGTATTTGCGGGGATTCCTCTTAACTTCGAGCCAATAAGCGCTAATTATCTATTTGCATGAAAATCAGTATCGTTTCGAGCAGCACCCGCACCGGAAGAATCAGTCATCGCATTGCTCTTGCCCTTCAACAGGATTTAGAACAGCGAGGACAGGAAGTAAATCTGATTGATCTGGCCGCCATCAACCTGCCCCCTTTTGAAGAGCGTTTGAGTAGATTAGAAGCGCCGGCAGCAGAATTAGTAGAGCTCAACCAAACTTTAATGGCCACAGATGCCTTCATTTTCTTGAGTCCGGAATACAATGGCGCCATTAGCTCTGGCTTGAAGAATTTCATTGATGTTTTCGCCAAGGATCCCTTTATACATAAGCCCATCGGTGTAGCCACCGGTTCTACTGGCAGTATGGGCGGTATTCGCGCGGCCTATCAATTACAGCAGAACATCCTTACTTGTCATGGTTTTCCGCATCCGCAAATGCTTACCGTAGGAAATATGGATAAGGTTATCGACCCTGAAGGTTCCATCGTAGATGAGTCATATCGCTCCAAACAAAGTAAGTTCCTCGATCTCTTTCTGGTCTTTGCTGATAAGCTGAGTAAGAAATAAAAAACCGCCCCTCTTTGCAGAAGGGCGGCCACCAACCAAAAAACCTAAGGCTTCGCTTAAGACAAGGCTTCTTCTAATTCAGGGGCAGCGGGAAAGTCCACCGGAATCTGAATAATATTATGCAGGTAGTTCATCACGATTTTATCGGCCACCGCTAAAACGAGGTCTACCAAGCTGCCACGATCGTAACCAGCCTCGTAGAAGTCACTCAGTTCCTTATCTACATTTTTTCCCTTGGAGGCTACAATGGCCAGGCTCAAGCGGCCCAGGGCGGCTAATTTGCTGTCCCAATTAATTTGGGCACTGCGGATATCCAAAATCTGCTCATCGCTAAAGCCATTCATCTTGCCAATGGCAGTATGGGCAGCCTGGCAATATTTACATTGGTTAAACTCACTCACCACCAGGTTAATCACCTCTTTTTCCTTATTGCTAAAAGAAGTTTTCGCTCCTTGAAACTGCAGGTAATTAGCCAAGCCAGTATCAGAATGCGCCATGCTGGCGTAGAGATTCGGAACAAATCCCAATTTGGATTTCAGGTTATCGAAAATTTGCTGATTCGCTTCCGCTACTTCATGGCGTTCGGGTACATCAAAAGTGTTCATCTTATTCGTGTTTTTAGATTAATCAATTTGAACACTGCAAAGATTCAACCGCCGGAGAGGCCCGGTATTGGCCATTTTACCTCAAAAGTTAACCTTTTTTCCCTTGATCCTAACGAAGGCCGCCGGACTCATTCCCTCTTCTCTTTTAAAAAAGCGACTAAAGCTTTGTACATCCTCAAAACCCAAATCATAAGCCACCTCCTTTACGCTCAAATCTCCCCGCACTAATAGTCGGCGAGCTTCTAACATGCGTCGGTTTTGGATAAACTCCAAGGGACTTTGATCCGACATCTTTTTAAACTGGTTAGCCAAGGTCTTGGGTGAGCGATTGAGCATTTCAGCATAATCGGCCACACTGTGCTTTTCGCGATAATGCTTTTCGACCAGGAAATTATACTCCCTTATCAAATCCAATTTTGGACCATCCGCCTGCAGGCGACACTGCTTTTTATAAAGTCGCACACATAGAATTAAAAAACGCTTGAGCATCATTTGCAAAATCTCCCCTTGCAGATGATCGGTATTCTCAAACTCGAGGCTAAACATCCGATATACCGTTTCGAAGATCTCAATTTCTTCGGCGGGTAAATCCATGCGCGGCAATTGCTTAGAGCCGAAGAATAGCAGGCCCTTACAACTTACCTCACTATCATGGTCTACTATACAATAGAAGGATCGATTGAACTTTATTAACCGCGCTTCTTTAATGTCTATTTCTTCAATTTGATGAAATTCGGTGAGGCAGATGAGCTCATTGCGATTAAAGCAATAGTTCTCGCCATCAATCCTTAGGTGGTTATGATCCTGAGTAAACCACAAAACCAAGAGGGCACTGGGTACCGGCTCTAAGAGGCCTCCTAACTCTTCCCCGCTCAAAGTTCCAATAGACAGGTACTCATCTGTATTTCCGCGATAAATCATATTTCCAATAGCTTCTCTCTACAGTCGTAAGAGAAAGGAAAAATTGACAATGAAAAAGGAAATTACGCTAAGGCTTTCGCGATCAAGCACTTTCATATTTGCTGAGCTATAAGGAATGCGGATCGAAGCAAGGTGCATCGACCAAAAACTCAATTTTCAATTATGTACAAGTATTTAAAACCGGGCCTGTATGGCCTTTTGATTATCGGTCTGAGTGCCGCATGTGACAAGGAAGACGACAATGCCGACAATTCCTCAAATCAATCTCAATTAAGTCTAAGCCTTCAGGGTTTGGAAGATCTAGGCTCAGACTTCCGCTATGAAGGATGGATTATTGTGGATGGCGTTCCCATTTCCGCCGGGCTCTTTGATGTGGATGCAAATGGGCAATTAAGTCAATCCAGCTTTTCGCTAAATGCTGATGACTTGAATGCTGCAACTAGCTATGTTTTAACCATCGAACCCAGTCCAGATCCAGATCCCGCTCCTAGTGATGTGCATATCTTAGCTGGTGATTTTAATAATAGCACGGCTTCCTTGAGTACTGCTCATGCTGCTGCTATTGGCACCGACTTCAGCTCTGCCGCTGGACAATACATCTTAGCCACTCCCACTGATGGCGGAATGAGCAGCGATGAACTAAGTGGATTATGGTGGTTGGATCCAAGCGCCGGACCTGAAGCAGCTTTAAACCTACCCGCATTACCTGATGGATGGATTTATGAAGGATGGGTAGTAATTGAAGGTCAGGTGCTCTCTACCGGTCGATTTAAAACCGGCAATGAAGCAGATGATGCCGCCCCCTATTCTGGCACTATGGCCGGACCTCCCTTCCCTGGTGAAGACTTCTTGCAAAATGCGCCCAATGGCCTCAGTTTCCCTACCAATTTAGCTGGTGCCACGGCGGTGATTTCGGTGGAACCCGTTCCTGATAATAGCCCCATGCCCTTTAGCTTAAAGCCTTTAGTGGGCTCGGTTCCAGCGGCTCCTAATGATCGTGAACTCTATCCTATGAATAATAATGCACAAGCTAGTGCTGCCAGCGGAAGCGTAAGTCGATAATCCTATTTCCCTCTCTTAATTAAAGGCTGTTCTGAATTTTCAGGATGGCCTTTTATATTAGCTAGCTACCCGCATTTTCCCCGTCAGCTCATGAATTTTCTGCACCAATTGCTCCTTGCGTACGGGCTTGGTCATGAAGGAATCCATACCGGTTTGCAAGGCTCGTTTTTGTGTTGACATGGTAGCATCGGCCGTAACGGCAATAATGGGAATTTTCTGATAGGCCTCACCTAAGGCACCGGAGCGAATAGCAGCAGTGGCCTCATAGCCATCCATATTGGGCATTTGTAAATCCATCAAGATGATATCAAAGGCTTTATCCGACATCTGCTGTAGCGCCAGTAAGCCATCATTGGCTATTTCTAATTCTAGATTGGGGATGGTGGCTAATAAGCGCTTCAAGATCATCTGATTCATCACATTGTCCTCAGCCACCAAAACCCGAATTTTAGTGCTATCCGGAATTTCACCTTGATAAGCTCTGAGGTCGAAGCTCGAAATATCGAAATCTAAGTCCACTGCTTCCTGGCTAATTGGTTTTTCAGCTTCCTTAACATGGGCCAAACGTAAATCCAATTTCACATTGGTTCCCATACCAGGTTCACTGTCCACATCTATTTTGGCTCCAAACAATTTTACGAGGTGCTGTACAATGGTTAAACCGAGACCCAGGCCTCCATAGCGACGTTTGTTGTTGAGTTTCATCTGATTAAAGCTTTCAAATATTTGACTTAATTCAGCCTCTGACATCCCGATACCGGTGTCACTGAGATTCATTCGAATTCGGCATTGTTCCCCTTGATCCGAACAATGCACAGTAAGGCGCACCGAACCATGAGCGGTGAATTTAACCGCATTGCTGATTAGGTTATTGAGGATCTGACGGAAGCGCTTTTCATCTCCTTGCAATTTTTCGGGGAGTTCATCTACCATCACGCAATCGAAAGACAAGCCCTTTTTACGCGCCTCAAAACCCCAGGAATCGGTTACATCGGTAAAAACCTGCAAGGGATCAAAAACCGAGCTTTGATCCAATTCAAGTTGTCCCTTCTCAATCTGTTCAAAATCCAGAATATCATTCACATTGCTTAAGAGATTAAAAGAGGCACTGCGCACAATGCGATAATTCTCCATCTCTTCTGCACCTAAATCCCTTTCCAATTGCTCCGTTGCAATGCCCAGAATGGCATTGATAGGAGTACGTAATTCGTGGGAAATATTAGACATGAAATAGGTCTTCATGGCCGATATATCTTCCGATTTCTGCAAGGCCTCCTCCTGAGAGCGTTCCTTTTCTTCGCGAAGCTTCCCGATGAGATTGGTCATGGATAAAGAGAGGAAAATTACTTCCAGAGCGATTCCAAATTTGGCGCTATTCTGAATCCAGAAATTGTTGGGCAGCATGCTTAAGTTATTGAGTACAAAAGCCAATAATCCCATCACCAAAAAGAAAATCCCGGTTAAGAAAAATGAGTCTACCCTTTGAACCTTAAAATGTATATAGACTACCGAAATCAAAATTAAAATCAAGCTCAGCAGGCCATTGATATTAGTTAAGTAATAGCTCCAATACAGGGTAGTGTCACTAAGGTAAATAAGGACCCCAACTAATGGGATCGCTATAAAAAAGAAGCGGAAGAGATTGTAGATCGGAGGCAATATATCCCTCACCTTCAAGAAACTGGCACTATAAAGTAGGAGGAAGAAATTGGTGAAAACGCCACTGAGTAAAATGATCTGACTGCCAAATTTAGATCCGGAAGGAAAAAAGTATTGATAGCTGAAACCATCCAAAGAGCCTTGTAGTAGGGCTACGCTCAGTACATAGATGCCATAGAACAAAAAGGTTTTTTCCTTTAAACCGGAATAGAAGAACAGGTAAATAATGGCGCTAAGAAATAGCATTCCATAAAAAAGCCCCAGAAACAATTGTTCGCTGTATTGCCGCTGATAAAAGGCTTCCTCGCTGTAAATTTTAGGCTGTAAGTCCAAGGTTTCGCCATCAGACTTAAAGTGAATCAAATAGGATTGATGGGATTCGGGACCCAGTTCCAAAGGAAATACATTTAGGCGATGGGCCTTGCTACGCTCCTCAAATGGGATACGATCTCCACCGCGCCAGATGGGCTTCGGATTATCAGCCTGATACACTTCAATATTATCGGTTACCGGGCGACCTAATTCCATAAATCCCTCAAAATCATTTAACTGAGGGTTTCCTAGATATAATTTTACCCAATGATGTTGATTGCTAAAGCCCTGTTCAGTTTTACGGTCCTCCGCAATTTGAAAGGAATCCTGGGGCAGTGCTTTTACATCTTCCAGGCTTAAAGCCGATGAACTTGAATAAAAACTGACATGAACATCTAAATCAGAATTCTGAGCCATGCTGCCTGTGCAGGCAAACAGCAATAGCATTAGGGGGAACAGGAATTTCATAGGTGGCTTTGATTAATCTACGACAAGAACCTCTAATTGGATTTCATCATTGTTAAATTTATCTCATTAATGACCAAATACTTAGAATTTTGTTCACATCTCTATCTAAAACTAATCAATTTGTATTTCAACGTCCTGAATTAAGTTAGGGTCATGAATTAATTTTTTTCTGACCTTTAGGGTCCCTTTCGACGAATGCTTTTATGAAAACCAAATCGCTCTTCATGCTATTTCTGGCGATGAGCCTCAGTGCAAATTTAATGGCACAGGCGGCCGAGTACCACTTTTGTGTACAGAGCGACGCCTATGAAACCTTTAAAGCACGCGTAGTTTTCAGAGGTTTGGATTTTGGAGAAGCTTCTGCCCGAATGATGGTGCTTAATGATTTAAGTGCAGTCTTAGAAGGTGAATTCAAAGTCACTTCCTTCGACGAACATTGCGATTGCTATGGCGATTGTCCGCAAGTTGAAGTTACCTCTAAAGATTGGGATGGTAATATTGGCAATCGACAAGAAGGCGTGAATGGCATGTGGGGTTCGGCGGTAGAAATCACCGATAATATCGTTTCTGAAGGCAAGGCCCTATGGGATAATCCTGGTCAATTTCTCATGACCCGCATTTTAGGTAAAGACTAGAGCCCTTGGATTTAAGAGCAGTTAAATGCGAAGTGCTCCAGGAAGCCCATATTGGC
The Croceimicrobium hydrocarbonivorans genome window above contains:
- a CDS encoding carboxymuconolactone decarboxylase family protein — translated: MNTFDVPERHEVAEANQQIFDNLKSKLGFVPNLYASMAHSDTGLANYLQFQGAKTSFSNKEKEVINLVVSEFNQCKYCQAAHTAIGKMNGFSDEQILDIRSAQINWDSKLAALGRLSLAIVASKGKNVDKELSDFYEAGYDRGSLVDLVLAVADKIVMNYLHNIIQIPVDFPAAPELEEALS
- a CDS encoding hybrid sensor histidine kinase/response regulator, whose translation is MKFLFPLMLLLFACTGSMAQNSDLDVHVSFYSSSSALSLEDVKALPQDSFQIAEDRKTEQGFSNQHHWVKLYLGNPQLNDFEGFMELGRPVTDNIEVYQADNPKPIWRGGDRIPFEERSKAHRLNVFPLELGPESHQSYLIHFKSDGETLDLQPKIYSEEAFYQRQYSEQLFLGLFYGMLFLSAIIYLFFYSGLKEKTFLFYGIYVLSVALLQGSLDGFSYQYFFPSGSKFGSQIILLSGVFTNFFLLLYSASFLKVRDILPPIYNLFRFFFIAIPLVGVLIYLSDTTLYWSYYLTNINGLLSLILILISVVYIHFKVQRVDSFFLTGIFFLVMGLLAFVLNNLSMLPNNFWIQNSAKFGIALEVIFLSLSMTNLIGKLREEKERSQEEALQKSEDISAMKTYFMSNISHELRTPINAILGIATEQLERDLGAEEMENYRIVRSASFNLLSNVNDILDFEQIEKGQLELDQSSVFDPLQVFTDVTDSWGFEARKKGLSFDCVMVDELPEKLQGDEKRFRQILNNLISNAVKFTAHGSVRLTVHCSDQGEQCRIRMNLSDTGIGMSEAELSQIFESFNQMKLNNKRRYGGLGLGLTIVQHLVKLFGAKIDVDSEPGMGTNVKLDLRLAHVKEAEKPISQEAVDLDFDISSFDLRAYQGEIPDSTKIRVLVAEDNVMNQMILKRLLATIPNLELEIANDGLLALQQMSDKAFDIILMDLQMPNMDGYEATAAIRSGALGEAYQKIPIIAVTADATMSTQKRALQTGMDSFMTKPVRKEQLVQKIHELTGKMRVAS
- a CDS encoding helix-turn-helix domain-containing protein produces the protein MIYRGNTDEYLSIGTLSGEELGGLLEPVPSALLVLWFTQDHNHLRIDGENYCFNRNELICLTEFHQIEEIDIKEARLIKFNRSFYCIVDHDSEVSCKGLLFFGSKQLPRMDLPAEEIEIFETVYRMFSLEFENTDHLQGEILQMMLKRFLILCVRLYKKQCRLQADGPKLDLIREYNFLVEKHYREKHSVADYAEMLNRSPKTLANQFKKMSDQSPLEFIQNRRMLEARRLLVRGDLSVKEVAYDLGFEDVQSFSRFFKREEGMSPAAFVRIKGKKVNF
- a CDS encoding NADPH-dependent FMN reductase, producing the protein MKISIVSSSTRTGRISHRIALALQQDLEQRGQEVNLIDLAAINLPPFEERLSRLEAPAAELVELNQTLMATDAFIFLSPEYNGAISSGLKNFIDVFAKDPFIHKPIGVATGSTGSMGGIRAAYQLQQNILTCHGFPHPQMLTVGNMDKVIDPEGSIVDESYRSKQSKFLDLFLVFADKLSKK
- a CDS encoding tetratricopeptide repeat protein — encoded protein: MKIPYLLVFIFLINSPGLWAQEGQESLKPIEEALASYQYQKAYSLLNALSAEDQNSEAYYALASSTYRALGYSNEARSIYQAWTDLDSTSLEAWLQWAQLESQVQEYDEAFRIYSKLLRLDSSNAYFYKLMGQLQLKRENPVGAMGAFMEAAQLNPKDSWIQSQLINLYLEFQFYAQADSLLEVNLQTDPDSKLLRQLALRSAFIQKQYPEVLEQSVALFQLGADSTYSLMRMQGLAAYHNGNYSLADSSLQRAIQLTQDRETLYFYLALCKFALDANAAGEAYLRAAIKAGISKAIPVYELNLALYLDEEKRYTEAIPLYKSVYEANESPLMLYYLARAYDEQYKSKTTALSYYEQFLEKGQDEPFRYLEYSRERISEIKKVQHFQAE
- a CDS encoding anti-sigma factor domain-containing protein; the encoded protein is MYKYLKPGLYGLLIIGLSAACDKEDDNADNSSNQSQLSLSLQGLEDLGSDFRYEGWIIVDGVPISAGLFDVDANGQLSQSSFSLNADDLNAATSYVLTIEPSPDPDPAPSDVHILAGDFNNSTASLSTAHAAAIGTDFSSAAGQYILATPTDGGMSSDELSGLWWLDPSAGPEAALNLPALPDGWIYEGWVVIEGQVLSTGRFKTGNEADDAAPYSGTMAGPPFPGEDFLQNAPNGLSFPTNLAGATAVISVEPVPDNSPMPFSLKPLVGSVPAAPNDRELYPMNNNAQASAASGSVSR